The segment ATCGCCACTTGGACGACGCGGCCCTGGCCACCACCGTGCGCCTGAACGTCATGCCGTGCATGGGCGTTGCCCAGATCAACACGCTGCTCAAGGCCATCACCGAGCAGTACGTGCAAGCCGGCTATCCGACCAGCCGGCCTTACCTGCGCCAGCTGCCCCAGGACGGGCACCCGTTGCAAATCGTGCTGGTCGAGGGCTTCGTCGAATCCATCGAGTTGGCTGGCCCCGAGCTGCCCCTGTCCTTGTCCGGTGCTTTTCCAGACCTGCTGGGGCGCCCGCTGTACCTGCCAGACGTCGAGCAGGGGCTCGATCAGCTCAACCGCCTGCGTGCCTTCGACATGGGTGTGGACCTGTTGCCAGGGCAAATGCAGGGTGGTACGCGCGTCGTGGTCCAACCGCGCCGGGCAGAGGGGCGCTGGCATTTCGATACGCGGTTCGACAACCGGGGCAGCGATTTTACCGGGCGCCACCGGCTGACGGCAGGCATCGGTGTGGACAGCCCGCTGCATCTCAATGACGACCTGCGCTTGTCACTGACGCATACGGTGCTGGGTGGCCCGGGCCGTAGCCAAGGTGTTTCGCTCTACTACAGCGTCCCCTACGGCCGCTGGAGCTTTGCCCTGAGTGCAAGCGAACTGCGCTACCAGGCCCCGTTGCCCAGCGGCAGGTTGAGCGCAGATGGCCGGAGCCGTTATCAAGGTTTGAGCGCCGAGCGCGTGCTGTGGCGTGGCCAACGGGGAATGCTCAGCGCCTCACTGCGGCTCGACCGCAAGGCGTTGGTCAATCGCAATGCCGGGGCGGTCGTCGTGCAGCAGAGCCCTACCCTCACCTCCCTTGAAGCCGGGCTGAACCTGCTGTGGCTGCAACATGGCCTGTGGAGCGGCTATCTGGGTGTGACGCAGGGCGTCACGATGCTCGGCGCCGACCGCGCACCCTTGGGCGCACAGCGTCTGCGGCCCGACTTCAGGAAGTACCGCGCCAGCCTGCTCTACATCGGCCAAGGCCCGGCCAGCCAGCCGTGGCGCTGGCAGAGCGAACTCAACGGGCAGTACAGCCAGGATGCACTGCCGGCCGTTGAGCAAATGCTGGTCAGCGACGATTCGGCGGTACGCGGGTTCCGCTTGCAGACCTATTCCGGCGCCACCAGCGCGGTGTGGCGAAACACAGTCAGCTACCCCCTGCCCCAAACGTGGGGCGCACCGCTGCACATGCGCCCCTACATCGGCCTTGACCTGGGCTGGACCCGCACCGCTGCTGGCTCACCGTCGCAGCGCCTGGCCGGTGCGGCAGCCGGCCTGGAATTCAGTCTGCCAGGCAGCCGACTGCGCCTGGACTACCAGCGCGCGCTATACGCCAGCGACCACCCAGGCCGGCCCAATGAGCCTGGTTTCTGGGTGCTGGACTGGTCGATGACCCTTTGATTCACCCACAACAATGAGAAAAACCATGAAGACATCCTTGCCCCCTCTTTGCATCCAGCCCGATACCTTGCGCTGGGCCATCTTTCTGATCGTGCTCGGCTCCACCAGCGCATTGGCCGAAGGCGGCCTGGACGCCGCCAACGGCCCTGGTGGCACCCCGCTCATCAACAACGGCCATGGTGTCCCGGTGATCGAGATCGTCCCGCCCGATGCCAACGGCCTCTCGCACAACCAGTTCAACCAGTACAACGTCGACCGTGCAGGCCTGGTGCTGAACAACGCTACCCAGGCTGGGCAATCGCAGCTGGCCGGTGCCCTGGCCGCCA is part of the Pseudomonas parafulva genome and harbors:
- a CDS encoding ShlB/FhaC/HecB family hemolysin secretion/activation protein, with the protein product MLAVCFILLVLACGEARADVASWQLRDHQLDLQHQQQQRRLERWQDKADTATPSQAPVAAPAQAHCWKVAGVEVAGNRHLDDAALATTVRLNVMPCMGVAQINTLLKAITEQYVQAGYPTSRPYLRQLPQDGHPLQIVLVEGFVESIELAGPELPLSLSGAFPDLLGRPLYLPDVEQGLDQLNRLRAFDMGVDLLPGQMQGGTRVVVQPRRAEGRWHFDTRFDNRGSDFTGRHRLTAGIGVDSPLHLNDDLRLSLTHTVLGGPGRSQGVSLYYSVPYGRWSFALSASELRYQAPLPSGRLSADGRSRYQGLSAERVLWRGQRGMLSASLRLDRKALVNRNAGAVVVQQSPTLTSLEAGLNLLWLQHGLWSGYLGVTQGVTMLGADRAPLGAQRLRPDFRKYRASLLYIGQGPASQPWRWQSELNGQYSQDALPAVEQMLVSDDSAVRGFRLQTYSGATSAVWRNTVSYPLPQTWGAPLHMRPYIGLDLGWTRTAAGSPSQRLAGAAAGLEFSLPGSRLRLDYQRALYASDHPGRPNEPGFWVLDWSMTL